One Nostoc sp. UHCC 0302 DNA window includes the following coding sequences:
- the scyB gene encoding tryptophan dehydrogenase ScyB: protein MLLFETVREMGHEQILFCHGKNPDIRAIIAIHDTTLGPAMGATRLYPYVNEEAALKDALRLSRGMTYKAACANIPAGGGKAVIIANPENKTDEMLRAYGRFVNSLNGRFITGQDVNLTPDDVRTISQETNHVVGVSEKSGGPAPITSLGVLLGIKAAVEFRLQRKNLEGLKVAVQGLGNVGKNLCRHLHEHGIQLFVTDIDPVKTEEAKELFGATVVTPEEIYTLDVDVFAPCALGGILNSHTIPFLQAPIIAGAANNQLGNEQLHSQMLAKKGILYCPDYVINAGGLINVYNEMIGYDEEKAFKQVDNIYDTLLAIFNIAKHQEVSTNDAAKRLAEDRINSVKRSNTKEIAA, encoded by the coding sequence ATGCTGCTATTTGAAACTGTTAGAGAAATGGGTCACGAACAGATTCTCTTCTGTCATGGAAAAAACCCAGATATTAGAGCAATTATTGCAATTCACGACACGACTTTGGGGCCAGCAATGGGTGCTACAAGGCTCTACCCTTATGTTAACGAAGAGGCTGCTTTAAAAGACGCTCTTCGTCTTAGTCGTGGTATGACTTATAAAGCTGCTTGTGCTAACATTCCTGCTGGTGGAGGAAAAGCAGTAATCATTGCTAATCCTGAAAATAAAACAGATGAAATGTTGAGAGCCTATGGACGTTTTGTTAATAGTCTCAACGGACGTTTTATCACAGGGCAAGATGTTAACCTTACTCCTGACGATGTACGAACAATTAGTCAAGAAACTAATCATGTAGTTGGAGTATCAGAAAAATCTGGTGGGCCGGCTCCCATTACATCGCTAGGGGTTTTATTAGGTATCAAAGCTGCTGTAGAATTTCGTTTGCAAAGGAAAAATCTTGAGGGGCTGAAAGTTGCTGTTCAAGGTCTAGGAAATGTAGGTAAAAATCTTTGCCGCCATTTACATGAACATGGAATTCAACTTTTCGTTACCGATATAGATCCAGTAAAGACAGAAGAAGCAAAAGAACTTTTTGGTGCAACTGTTGTGACACCAGAGGAAATTTACACACTTGATGTAGATGTTTTTGCTCCATGTGCTTTAGGAGGAATTCTAAATAGTCATACAATTCCTTTTTTGCAAGCTCCGATTATTGCTGGGGCAGCAAATAATCAATTAGGAAATGAACAATTACATAGTCAAATGTTAGCGAAAAAAGGAATTCTTTACTGCCCTGATTATGTAATTAATGCTGGCGGGCTAATCAATGTATATAACGAAATGATTGGTTATGACGAAGAAAAAGCCTTTAAGCAAGTAGATAATATTTATGATACGCTGCTAGCAATATTCAACATTGCTAAACATCAAGAAGTTTCTACTAACGATGCGGCAAAACGGTTAGCAGAAGATAGGATTAACAGTGTTAAACGTAGTAATACAAAAGAAATTGCTGCTTAA
- the scyA gene encoding scytonemin biosynthesis protein ScyA (ScyA, a thiamin diphosphate-dependent enzyme, performs an acyloin condensation during scytonemin biosythesis. It joins a molecule of indole-3-pyruvate to one of para-hydroxyphenylpyruvic acid.): MSQNYTGSNSPSIATEVYKEIPSNSYVESVPRDLHQLQELDNITQVQPFLENEAAPPLIVSEAIAQMLANLGVAYAFGVAGGAMASLWGALSNSTIDLLNFRHEAGAAFAATEAYFASGRPSVVFTTAGPGITNALTGLFAARGEGAKVILLSACTSAPQRGRWAIQETSSYTLPSGGIFTSGALFNYAITIESAAQLPQIFRKLALGLAQPGGFVAHLSIPTGVQTSVVEDISLPNLDVAQYPITAPKEAIAKSVELLSAGPFAIWVGFGARDAADEIRQLAEKTGAAVICSPRGKGIFPEDHPQFVGVTGLGGHASVLAYMEQQPPLRTLVLGTRLGEPTSFWSSAMVPSGGFVHVDIDPEVPGVAYPHVETFSVQSDIKAYLQELLQILPDAAHTKTLSLPNPERKAIEPDIDYPVRPEVLMAAIQKIIVEGSDAIVMAECGNSFTWSTHLLRFAEANRYRVSTGVGAMGHAVTGVLGAALARNSKAVGIVGDGAMLMNNEISTAVKYNIPAIWIVLNDARYNMCHQGMKILGLKGADATIPPTNFAMIARGMGAEAATVARESDIEAALQQAIASNVPFLIDVVIDPDRPAPSGARNKSLAAQGIKANQVKNSAKPVSFPAV, encoded by the coding sequence ATGAGTCAAAACTATACTGGTTCAAATTCTCCTTCGATCGCCACTGAGGTGTACAAGGAAATTCCATCAAACAGCTATGTAGAATCTGTGCCTCGTGATTTACATCAGCTTCAAGAATTAGACAATATTACACAAGTTCAGCCTTTTTTAGAGAACGAAGCAGCCCCACCACTGATTGTTTCAGAAGCGATCGCCCAAATGTTAGCAAACTTGGGAGTAGCTTACGCTTTTGGTGTTGCTGGGGGCGCGATGGCTAGTCTTTGGGGTGCATTATCCAACAGCACCATCGACTTGCTCAACTTCCGTCATGAAGCCGGAGCCGCTTTTGCAGCTACTGAAGCATACTTTGCTAGTGGTCGTCCTAGCGTAGTCTTCACCACCGCTGGCCCCGGAATTACCAATGCTCTCACTGGGTTATTTGCTGCTCGTGGTGAAGGTGCAAAAGTGATTTTGTTATCGGCTTGTACATCAGCACCACAACGCGGACGTTGGGCAATTCAAGAAACTAGTAGCTACACATTACCCAGTGGCGGAATTTTCACATCCGGAGCGCTATTTAACTATGCAATCACGATTGAATCTGCGGCACAACTGCCACAGATTTTTCGCAAACTTGCACTCGGTTTAGCTCAACCAGGAGGGTTTGTAGCCCATTTGAGCATTCCCACTGGAGTGCAAACAAGTGTAGTTGAGGATATATCCTTACCTAATTTAGATGTGGCGCAGTATCCAATAACTGCTCCCAAAGAAGCGATCGCTAAATCTGTAGAGTTGTTATCTGCTGGCCCCTTTGCCATCTGGGTTGGTTTCGGCGCTCGTGATGCAGCAGACGAAATCCGCCAACTTGCAGAGAAAACCGGCGCAGCCGTGATCTGTTCTCCCCGTGGTAAAGGTATCTTTCCTGAAGATCATCCTCAATTTGTGGGTGTTACAGGTTTAGGCGGTCATGCTTCCGTCTTGGCTTATATGGAACAGCAACCTCCATTACGCACACTTGTATTAGGCACGCGTCTCGGCGAACCGACTTCTTTCTGGAGTTCAGCTATGGTTCCCAGTGGCGGCTTCGTACACGTAGACATTGACCCAGAAGTACCAGGGGTAGCTTATCCCCACGTTGAGACCTTCTCGGTTCAGTCTGACATCAAAGCATATTTGCAAGAACTATTGCAGATTTTACCAGATGCTGCTCACACCAAAACTTTATCGCTACCCAATCCCGAACGCAAAGCAATTGAACCAGACATAGACTACCCAGTCCGACCAGAAGTCTTAATGGCAGCAATTCAAAAAATAATTGTTGAAGGTAGTGATGCGATAGTTATGGCGGAGTGCGGTAACTCGTTTACTTGGTCAACACATTTACTGCGATTTGCCGAAGCCAATCGTTACCGAGTCAGTACCGGAGTTGGAGCAATGGGTCATGCTGTCACCGGCGTTTTGGGTGCAGCACTGGCACGGAATAGCAAAGCTGTAGGTATCGTCGGCGATGGTGCAATGCTGATGAACAACGAAATCAGCACAGCTGTGAAATACAACATTCCTGCCATCTGGATTGTACTCAACGACGCCCGTTACAATATGTGCCATCAAGGCATGAAAATATTGGGATTAAAGGGTGCAGATGCCACAATTCCCCCGACAAATTTTGCCATGATTGCGCGTGGTATGGGAGCAGAAGCTGCGACAGTTGCTAGAGAGTCAGATATTGAAGCAGCATTACAACAAGCGATCGCTTCAAATGTTCCCTTTTTAATCGATGTCGTCATTGATCCCGATAGACCAGCGCCTTCTGGTGCGCGTAATAAGAGTTTAGCAGCACAAGGAATCAAAGCAAATCAGGTGAAAAATTCAGCCAAGCCTGTTTCGTTTCCTGCTGTTTAA
- a CDS encoding scytonemin biosynthesis sensor histidine kinase gives MAKDMNSGDYALASYNSQRALQPESEFKFAHLLINQAVDAAFCLGANAEFLYVNDATCRMMEYSREELLSLTLRDVDVDFSIHNWSELKSQNSITFKSRYRTKGGRIFLVEISLTYVEHEGKKFSCAFAYDKSEEVVELSMQKWADELSGTKENLQQEVSKLKTKEAELETSLSLLHSTLESTAIGIVAVNFEGDILSLNQRFMDMWQIPESLMLSKKCPQCRAFFESQLKDPEAFFRLIWEVSSQSDFESYDILELNDGRFFAHYSKPHWLGDKIIGRVWSIWDITETKESEEALQLNLTRFRTLAETTDANTFLIQGTRLCYVNPAVEKLTGYTKQELLNGFDLRRLIKSRKSRQVRNQNQAANFEYQEINLLTKSGSERWLGCAVTKLEGVLDFNKKPVELVTGIDITDYKYAESDLNQALEQAKQLSELRSHFLSTVCHQFRTPLNIVSFSNSLLKEQVDKRTGKKIEPLLDHIQKAIEQISQMLDDILFFAKAEAAKINIELKELELVEFCNDLVARMQMSSSRKPINFISESNSLIACVDKRLLEQILQNLLDNAIKYSPSNVGVDLRVSNKNGKVIFQVKDQGIGISVVDQERLFEPFYRGSNVDSIPGTGLGLSILKTLVDLHGGQVAVESEIGVGTTFTVMLPSTN, from the coding sequence ATGGCTAAAGATATGAATTCTGGCGATTATGCCTTAGCTAGCTACAACTCTCAACGGGCGCTACAGCCAGAATCAGAGTTTAAGTTTGCTCATTTACTGATAAATCAAGCTGTAGATGCTGCTTTCTGTTTAGGAGCAAATGCAGAGTTTCTCTACGTCAATGATGCGACTTGCCGAATGATGGAGTATTCCCGTGAGGAATTGCTTTCTCTGACGTTGCGTGATGTAGATGTAGATTTTTCCATACATAATTGGTCAGAACTCAAGTCGCAAAATTCGATTACTTTTAAATCGCGCTATCGGACAAAAGGAGGTCGGATATTTTTAGTAGAAATATCCCTTACTTATGTAGAACATGAAGGTAAGAAGTTTAGCTGTGCCTTTGCTTATGATAAAAGCGAGGAGGTAGTAGAGCTAAGTATGCAAAAATGGGCTGATGAATTAAGTGGCACTAAAGAGAATTTGCAACAGGAAGTTTCTAAATTAAAGACAAAAGAAGCAGAATTAGAAACATCTTTATCTTTACTTCACTCGACTCTTGAATCTACTGCTATTGGTATTGTTGCAGTTAACTTTGAGGGAGATATTCTAAGTTTGAATCAGAGATTTATGGATATGTGGCAGATTCCAGAATCCCTGATGCTATCAAAGAAATGTCCTCAATGTCGAGCCTTTTTTGAGAGCCAACTTAAAGATCCAGAAGCTTTTTTTAGACTCATTTGGGAAGTTTCTAGCCAATCAGATTTTGAAAGCTACGATATTTTAGAGTTGAATGATGGAAGGTTCTTTGCACACTACTCCAAACCTCACTGGCTGGGTGACAAAATTATTGGTAGAGTGTGGAGCATTTGGGACATTACTGAAACCAAAGAGAGCGAAGAAGCACTACAGTTGAATTTAACTAGATTTCGGACTTTAGCAGAAACAACAGATGCTAACACTTTTTTGATTCAAGGCACGCGGCTGTGCTACGTCAATCCGGCTGTAGAAAAGCTTACTGGCTACACCAAGCAGGAATTGCTGAATGGGTTTGATCTTCGACGATTGATTAAGAGCAGAAAAAGTAGGCAGGTACGCAACCAAAATCAAGCAGCTAACTTTGAATACCAAGAGATAAATCTTCTAACAAAAAGTGGCTCAGAACGCTGGCTAGGTTGTGCGGTTACAAAGCTTGAAGGAGTGCTGGATTTTAATAAAAAACCAGTCGAACTAGTTACAGGTATTGATATCACTGATTACAAATATGCAGAATCAGACCTGAATCAAGCTTTAGAACAAGCAAAACAACTTAGCGAACTGAGATCGCACTTTTTGTCTACGGTCTGCCATCAATTCCGTACTCCGTTGAATATTGTTTCATTTTCTAATAGCTTACTGAAAGAACAAGTAGATAAACGGACAGGCAAGAAAATAGAACCATTACTAGATCACATTCAAAAAGCTATTGAACAGATCAGCCAGATGCTGGATGATATTTTGTTCTTTGCTAAAGCAGAAGCTGCAAAAATTAATATTGAGCTAAAAGAATTGGAGTTAGTCGAGTTCTGCAATGATTTAGTGGCAAGAATGCAGATGAGTAGTAGCCGAAAACCAATTAATTTTATAAGTGAAAGTAACTCTCTCATAGCCTGTGTGGATAAAAGGTTGCTAGAGCAAATTCTACAAAATTTGCTCGATAATGCAATTAAGTATTCTCCCTCTAATGTAGGAGTTGATTTGCGAGTCTCTAACAAGAATGGAAAAGTAATTTTTCAGGTTAAAGATCAAGGAATTGGCATTTCTGTTGTAGATCAAGAACGATTATTCGAGCCATTTTATCGTGGTAGTAATGTTGATAGTATACCTGGCACTGGGCTGGGGCTATCGATTCTCAAAACCCTTGTAGATTTACATGGCGGTCAAGTCGCTGTGGAAAGTGAAATTGGTGTAGGTACTACATTTACTGTAATGCTGCCATCAACCAATTAA
- a CDS encoding response regulator transcription factor, with the protein MMYESAKKILVIEDDNVTRNLYLTGLEAKGFNVLGAENGRVGIQQVQEHLPDLVVCDITMPDMDGYTVLNTLRQDSVTAIIPFIFLTGSGTKANVRKAMELGADDYLTKPSTLDELLRAIAIRLERQATLQYWCVAKFQKAAKSVPATKSSGIVPPKSIFPCDPQLKTIFDFIEAHYDQGITLCDVAEAVGYSPAYLTNRVAKQTGETVNNWIVKRRMAGARYLLQNNDQTVEQIAKTLGYQDVSHFSRQFRQHHGLPPQAWRREHQVALQR; encoded by the coding sequence ATGATGTACGAATCAGCAAAAAAAATTCTCGTCATTGAAGATGATAACGTCACCCGTAACCTTTACTTAACAGGTCTGGAGGCTAAAGGTTTTAATGTGTTAGGTGCTGAAAACGGTCGTGTGGGTATTCAACAAGTACAAGAGCATTTACCCGATTTAGTGGTTTGCGACATTACAATGCCTGACATGGATGGTTACACCGTTCTCAATACGCTACGTCAAGATTCTGTAACAGCAATTATTCCTTTCATTTTTCTCACTGGTAGTGGTACTAAGGCAAATGTTCGCAAAGCTATGGAATTAGGAGCAGACGACTATCTGACTAAACCGTCTACACTAGACGAATTACTCAGAGCGATCGCAATTAGGCTAGAAAGGCAAGCGACTCTGCAATACTGGTGTGTTGCGAAATTCCAGAAAGCAGCCAAATCAGTACCTGCAACTAAATCTTCAGGAATTGTTCCGCCGAAGTCAATCTTTCCTTGTGATCCCCAATTAAAAACAATTTTCGACTTCATCGAAGCTCATTATGATCAAGGAATTACTCTGTGTGATGTGGCTGAAGCAGTTGGTTACTCACCTGCTTACTTAACTAACAGAGTCGCAAAGCAGACAGGAGAGACTGTAAATAACTGGATTGTTAAACGTCGCATGGCGGGAGCGCGGTACTTACTGCAAAATAATGATCAGACAGTCGAGCAAATTGCTAAAACATTGGGTTATCAAGATGTATCTCATTTCTCCCGTCAGTTTCGCCAACATCACGGCTTACCTCCGCAAGCTTGGCGTAGAGAACATCAGGTAGCATTGCAAAGATGA
- a CDS encoding alpha/beta fold hydrolase: MRAKIRDTEIYFDVEGSALVFEGQRIREQPVAFIIHGGPGADHTSYKRAFSPLSRQLQLIYFDHRGQGRSARGLKETYTLDNNVEDMEALRKYLGLEKIILIGSSYGGMVALSYAVRYPQNVSHLIVIATAANSRFLERAKEILAQRGTEEQKAIAVRLWEGKFETEEQLREFFQVMGSMYSVSQNSQSDSPASDQTILSVDAINVAFSGFLRDYNILNELHKVTSPTLVIAGRHDWICAPEFSEEIAQAIPNADLKIFENSGHLIRADQPEALLDAISRFLV, from the coding sequence ATGCGAGCTAAAATTCGGGATACAGAAATCTACTTTGATGTCGAAGGCTCCGCTTTAGTATTTGAAGGGCAAAGAATACGCGAACAGCCTGTTGCTTTTATTATTCACGGTGGCCCAGGGGCTGACCATACTTCTTATAAACGTGCATTTTCTCCTCTCAGCCGTCAACTGCAACTGATTTATTTTGACCATCGCGGTCAGGGAAGGTCAGCGCGTGGACTCAAAGAAACCTATACCCTAGATAATAATGTCGAGGATATGGAAGCCTTACGCAAGTATCTGGGACTAGAGAAAATTATTTTAATCGGTTCTTCTTATGGCGGGATGGTTGCTCTTTCTTATGCAGTACGCTATCCCCAGAATGTATCCCACTTGATTGTCATAGCCACAGCAGCTAATTCCCGGTTTCTAGAACGAGCTAAAGAGATTCTAGCGCAACGGGGAACTGAAGAACAAAAAGCAATTGCTGTTCGACTTTGGGAAGGTAAATTTGAAACTGAGGAACAGCTGCGCGAGTTTTTTCAAGTGATGGGGTCAATGTACTCCGTCAGCCAGAACTCACAGTCAGACTCCCCTGCTTCAGATCAAACTATTCTCTCAGTTGACGCAATCAATGTTGCTTTTAGTGGCTTCTTGCGCGACTATAACATCCTCAATGAATTGCATAAAGTTACTTCACCTACACTTGTGATTGCAGGGCGACACGACTGGATTTGCGCCCCAGAGTTTTCTGAAGAAATTGCTCAAGCTATTCCAAATGCTGACTTGAAAATATTTGAAAACAGCGGACACTTGATTCGTGCTGATCAGCCGGAAGCACTATTAGATGCAATAAGTAGGTTTTTAGTTTAG
- a CDS encoding Hsp70 family protein — MEILETIGFDLGHGETAVAKAIVESIEPPQMLEINNRKNQITALAWHPKLGYLVGEQALIQAGVTQLTISFKQKPNNDPKYRETISTFVATYYHLLKESRQIEAGETTYFYVGCPSGWSTSDRLEYQKLLQAAGIPLLNVIPESRAAFMQAKEGGKLEYEKLLSSVLIIDIGSSTTDFTLVKSLEEIPIDFGSNALGASLIDKAIFARTLANHEQSSLLEKVFIEYPHHQARCELACRKTKEDYFSNEQLYNDPQSFARGFESINEEIYFIPQVNKLIMEEILNQPLPELGQKSWIQSFRDSVNEAKENLKQLGVIPKLVLMTGGASRMKFTHQICQELFSEPETLLRPDPEPERCIALGLARVGRWDLRAAAFKEEVNELFESNKLKKLIEKHIPELIESLTKPLAESLIDNAVRPGIKDWQKNKIRTLADLEISMKSLAEQWLKGDIAQQIINKQCINWFNNKIQPDLAAETDPICRKFQIPRSSLRFEDSIDPAFVNPELRIGDAILADTVAFIVNVVIGSGAVASIITLILTGHLTWPIALVYGASVMAAGMELNRKGVQEAIKTNVDIPGWLRSSFLSDKKIDDMCQQIKPELEKVFREQLTANQEAFDQLIEKVGDGLQKALTTKVQEAVILIQ; from the coding sequence ATGGAAATTTTAGAAACAATCGGTTTTGATTTGGGACACGGTGAAACAGCGGTAGCGAAAGCTATAGTAGAGAGCATTGAACCTCCCCAGATGTTGGAGATTAATAACAGAAAAAACCAAATCACAGCTCTTGCTTGGCATCCCAAACTTGGTTATCTTGTTGGAGAACAAGCATTAATTCAAGCTGGTGTTACCCAGCTGACAATCTCTTTCAAGCAAAAACCCAACAATGATCCTAAGTATCGGGAGACAATTAGCACTTTTGTTGCCACTTACTACCATCTTTTAAAAGAAAGTAGACAAATTGAAGCCGGAGAAACTACTTACTTTTATGTAGGTTGTCCTTCAGGATGGTCAACAAGCGATCGCTTAGAATATCAAAAGCTACTTCAAGCCGCTGGCATTCCTTTACTGAATGTTATCCCTGAATCGCGGGCTGCTTTCATGCAAGCTAAAGAAGGCGGTAAGCTAGAGTATGAAAAACTTCTTTCATCGGTATTAATTATCGATATTGGTTCTTCAACTACAGATTTTACTTTAGTTAAAAGCTTAGAAGAAATCCCGATAGATTTCGGGAGTAATGCTTTGGGTGCATCTCTAATTGACAAGGCGATTTTTGCCCGTACTCTTGCCAATCACGAGCAATCAAGCTTACTCGAAAAAGTATTTATTGAATATCCCCATCACCAAGCGCGTTGCGAACTTGCCTGCCGCAAAACAAAAGAAGATTACTTTTCTAACGAACAGCTATACAACGATCCGCAATCGTTTGCACGCGGTTTTGAATCTATCAACGAGGAAATTTATTTTATTCCTCAAGTTAATAAATTAATTATGGAGGAAATTTTAAATCAACCCCTACCTGAACTAGGGCAAAAGAGTTGGATTCAATCCTTTCGCGACTCTGTAAACGAGGCTAAAGAAAATCTCAAACAACTTGGCGTTATACCGAAACTTGTGCTGATGACTGGTGGTGCTTCCCGGATGAAGTTTACGCACCAAATTTGTCAAGAACTCTTTAGTGAACCAGAAACACTGCTTCGTCCTGATCCTGAACCTGAACGCTGCATTGCATTAGGTTTAGCGCGGGTAGGAAGATGGGATTTGCGTGCTGCTGCCTTCAAAGAAGAAGTCAACGAACTGTTTGAATCAAACAAGCTCAAAAAGTTGATTGAAAAACATATCCCAGAGTTAATTGAATCGTTGACTAAACCATTAGCCGAGAGTTTAATTGACAACGCAGTTAGACCAGGGATAAAAGATTGGCAGAAGAACAAAATACGCACTTTAGCCGATTTAGAAATATCTATGAAAAGTCTGGCAGAGCAGTGGCTTAAAGGTGATATTGCTCAACAGATAATTAACAAGCAATGTATTAATTGGTTTAATAATAAAATCCAACCTGATCTAGCCGCCGAAACTGACCCTATCTGCCGCAAATTTCAGATACCCAGAAGTAGTTTAAGGTTTGAAGATAGTATCGACCCAGCTTTTGTTAACCCAGAGCTAAGAATTGGAGACGCTATTCTTGCTGATACAGTGGCATTTATTGTCAATGTAGTAATTGGTAGCGGCGCTGTTGCTAGCATTATAACTTTAATACTTACTGGACACTTAACTTGGCCGATTGCATTAGTATATGGTGCTTCGGTTATGGCCGCTGGAATGGAGCTAAATCGCAAGGGTGTTCAAGAAGCAATCAAAACAAATGTAGATATCCCCGGTTGGCTGCGTTCTAGTTTTTTAAGTGACAAGAAAATTGACGATATGTGCCAGCAAATAAAGCCTGAGTTAGAAAAGGTTTTTCGTGAACAACTGACAGCAAATCAGGAAGCTTTTGACCAACTAATTGAAAAAGTTGGAGATGGGTTACAAAAAGCCCTGACTACTAAAGTTCAAGAGGCAGTAATTCTGATTCAATAG
- the clpP gene encoding ATP-dependent Clp endopeptidase proteolytic subunit ClpP codes for MNYSSQISIPIIIQQSEHGERSLDIYSRLLAERIIFLRSEVTDEAANLIVAQMLFLDAEDPERDITLYINSPGGSVSAGMAIYDTINQIRSEVCTVCIGIAASMGAFLLACGTKGKRYALPSARIMIHQPSGGAQGKASDIEIAAKEILYFRKLINRILAANTGKTPEQIELDSERDFFMSAEEAKAYGLIDSIILKTANIQSPTNSDI; via the coding sequence ATGAATTATTCTTCTCAAATCAGTATCCCAATTATTATTCAACAATCAGAACATGGGGAGCGATCGCTAGATATTTATTCGCGTTTGCTTGCAGAGCGAATTATATTTTTGCGAAGCGAAGTTACAGATGAAGCAGCTAATCTGATTGTTGCACAAATGTTATTTCTTGACGCAGAAGATCCAGAGCGGGATATTACATTGTATATCAATAGCCCTGGAGGTTCGGTATCCGCAGGAATGGCTATTTACGACACCATAAACCAAATTCGTTCAGAAGTTTGTACAGTATGTATCGGCATTGCAGCCTCAATGGGAGCATTCTTACTGGCTTGCGGAACTAAAGGCAAAAGATATGCTCTACCAAGCGCTCGGATTATGATTCATCAACCATCAGGAGGCGCTCAAGGAAAAGCATCAGATATTGAAATTGCAGCCAAAGAAATTTTGTATTTCCGCAAATTAATTAACAGAATACTTGCGGCTAATACTGGTAAAACGCCAGAGCAAATTGAACTTGATTCGGAACGGGACTTTTTTATGAGTGCTGAAGAAGCCAAAGCCTATGGATTAATTGACAGTATCATTTTGAAAACTGCAAATATTCAATCTCCAACCAATTCTGATATATAG